The Myxococcales bacterium genome includes the window CAGCGCATGCATGCGCGCAACATCCGCTTGGGCCTGCGGAGGCTGCCACAACTCTGGCGTTTGCCACGCAGGTTGTCCCGCGGCCCATGGTTGCGAGGTGGCGCCCGCGGGCGCGGACTCGTTGCCATGGCGGTACCCGCCGCTGTAGCCCGGTAGCATGGCCACGGGCGCGGTACCAGGGGCGTCGGCGAAGCGTTCGGCCATCAGCTGCGCCAGCATGTCGGCGCCGCGCGGCGAAGCATCGCGGCAAAGCAGCAGGTCGTTGATCACGTAACGCGCGCTTGGATAGCGCCGCGCTTTGTCGCGCTCGAGGAGCAGCAATGTAATGTTGGCGAGGTCGTCCGGACAATCCGGCCGGTACTGCCGCGGCGAAATAATTGACTGAAAAAACAAGCGCGACAGGGTTTCTTCTAGGCTGACGCCATGGCCAAACAAGCGCTGGCCGGTAATTAACTCAAACAGCATGATGCCGACCGCAAACAAGTCGGAACGGCCATCGAGTGGCTCGCCGCGTGCTTGCTCAGGACTCATGTAGGCTGGCTTGCCCTTGAGCGACAAGGTGCCCGTGGCCTGGGAGGTCTGCCACGCCTTGGCAATGCCAAAATCAGACACCTTTACCGCGCCTTGCCATGACAGCAGCACGTTATGCGGCGATACATCGCGATGCACGATGCCCTTCATCGCGCCCTGATGCGGCAGCTCATGGGCGTAGCCTAGGCCACGCAGCACCTGCTCGACGACGTAAATGACCACCGGCAGGGGCAACATGCCCGTTGCCATCAACGCAGCTAGATCCTTGCCCTCAACAAGCTCCATGACCAACATCAGCTGGCCGGCGTCATCGCGATCAAAATCGCTAACGCTAACAATGTTGGCGTGCGCAAGCTGGGAGCAGACTCGCGCCTCCTCAATAAACATCCGCGAAAACTGTTCGTCGCCGCTATAGGCGGGCAGCACGCGCTTGATGGCGACCGTGCGGGCAAAACCTTCGGCGCCCGTCGCGCTGCCTAGGTACACCTCCGCCATGCCACCGCCACCAAGGCGTGACCCAATCCGGTACTTGCTGGCAAGGCCCACGTTTTGGCAGTTTACTGGGACCCGCCAGAGATTGTAAACCGGCGCATCCAAGGCAATCTGTCCGAAATTAGG containing:
- a CDS encoding protein kinase, giving the protein MGLASKYRIGSRLGGGGMAEVYLGSATGAEGFARTVAIKRVLPAYSGDEQFSRMFIEEARVCSQLAHANIVSVSDFDRDDAGQLMLVMELVEGKDLAALMATGMLPLPVVIYVVEQVLRGLGYAHELPHQGAMKGIVHRDVSPHNVLLSWQGAVKVSDFGIAKAWQTSQATGTLSLKGKPAYMSPEQARGEPLDGRSDLFAVGIMLFELITGQRLFGHGVSLEETLSRLFFQSIISPRQYRPDCPDDLANITLLLLERDKARRYPSARYVINDLLLCRDASPRGADMLAQLMAERFADAPGTAPVAMLPGYSGGYRHGNESAPAGATSQPWAAGQPAWQTPELWQPPQAQADVARMHALTEAVAPATPATRLERPRRPTSAGVPAARRRTWAVVFGAAILGGAAALLLGVPSTSSTKPRPGVITPSPAPLDVAPSVAEASQPSSETVPPAVDATPGIPLGEAPAAASVVPSPLPPATAAAKGVLRVITRPPSEVFMGRQHIGFSPLNNVPLAPGSYKVRLVGPENQSKTFSVRIKSRKTFVIDHTW